A stretch of Pseudomonas taetrolens DNA encodes these proteins:
- a CDS encoding winged helix-turn-helix domain-containing protein: MLDDRNTSTECTAVKCTYDHDKLLLRCPPLEVTLSSNEGHLLLALIEGATDKEDLISRVWGDRGLIVSDSSYYKALHTLRHYLSEVGLDRSILKTLPRRGVVLLLKIEKVSGETSTDDAPAPIEHDINVHEPDNVSSAHETVPAPVHPPFESRARQDFHLADIPDTPAVHADMINTSPENSIRRRLHRTAYALILLLGAALPLYYAYITFTQPVELEEWRVLWQSGNTQLHVELGEQSSKDDILASLSVFNASVGTAGVNYYVKKTLSELLISCEKPDSKGEALCTNYLIIEQKK, encoded by the coding sequence ATGCTGGACGACCGTAACACTTCAACTGAATGTACTGCGGTTAAATGCACCTATGACCATGACAAACTTCTGCTGCGCTGCCCCCCGCTGGAAGTTACACTCTCGAGCAATGAAGGACATCTATTACTGGCATTGATTGAAGGGGCAACAGACAAAGAAGATTTAATCAGTCGCGTCTGGGGTGACCGAGGACTTATTGTATCGGACAGCAGTTACTACAAGGCACTTCATACCTTAAGGCATTACCTCTCGGAAGTTGGCCTGGACAGGTCCATATTAAAAACACTCCCCAGGCGTGGCGTGGTATTGCTGTTAAAGATCGAAAAGGTCTCTGGCGAGACAAGCACTGATGACGCTCCCGCTCCCATTGAGCACGATATAAACGTTCATGAGCCCGACAATGTCAGCAGCGCACATGAAACAGTGCCCGCCCCGGTTCACCCCCCCTTTGAGTCACGCGCCCGTCAAGACTTTCATCTGGCGGACATACCGGACACACCGGCAGTCCATGCTGACATGATCAACACTTCGCCCGAGAACAGTATTCGCAGGCGCCTGCATCGAACAGCGTACGCGCTGATACTTCTCCTGGGCGCTGCGTTACCGCTCTATTATGCGTATATCACTTTTACCCAGCCCGTCGAACTTGAAGAATGGCGAGTGCTCTGGCAGTCCGGTAATACGCAACTCCATGTTGAACTGGGCGAGCAGTCGTCAAAAGATGACATCCTGGCTTCCCTGTCAGTTTTCAACGCCTCCGTGGGTACTGCAGGGGTGAATTACTATGTCAAGAAAACATTATCCGAGCTTTTGATCAGCTGCGAGAAGCCCGACAGCAAAGGAGAAGCGCTGTGCACCAACTACCTTATCATCGAACAAAAAAAGTAA
- a CDS encoding serine hydrolase domain-containing protein gives MLVSLVSNSKPLPPEQPDVVVPWWSFTKTVLAAASLTLVRDGLIGLDDSVSEGPFTLRQLLRHQAGLADYSELAHYHTAVFQDETPWPADDMLQRLDAARLRYEPGTHWHYSNVGYLFVARLIQRITGLTLEQALAQRVFAPLGVTQVRLARTREDLKGVRLGSAPAYDPGWVYHGLLVGPLAQATQLLDQLLGGALLPVSLLREMQTPVHLGGPIPGRPWNTPGYALGLMIGDVDSGLTLRGHTGAGPGSVLAVYRCVEGGNTATCAVFAESDDQGSAEAHALEHLSAALGSRQSIT, from the coding sequence ATGCTTGTTTCCCTTGTCTCGAACAGTAAGCCGCTGCCACCTGAACAACCCGATGTCGTGGTGCCCTGGTGGAGTTTTACCAAGACGGTGCTGGCGGCAGCTTCTCTGACTCTGGTCCGCGATGGACTGATCGGTCTGGATGATAGCGTGAGCGAAGGCCCGTTCACTCTGCGCCAACTCCTGCGTCATCAAGCCGGGCTCGCGGATTACAGCGAGCTTGCGCATTACCACACAGCCGTATTTCAGGACGAAACACCCTGGCCGGCAGACGACATGCTGCAGCGTCTCGATGCCGCCCGGTTGCGTTACGAACCTGGGACGCACTGGCACTATTCCAATGTCGGCTACCTGTTCGTGGCCCGACTGATTCAACGGATCACCGGCCTGACACTTGAGCAAGCGCTGGCCCAGCGTGTGTTTGCACCGCTCGGCGTGACACAGGTCCGGCTCGCCCGCACCCGGGAGGATTTGAAAGGTGTGCGTCTGGGCAGCGCGCCTGCCTATGATCCGGGCTGGGTCTATCATGGCTTGCTGGTCGGCCCTCTGGCGCAGGCCACCCAGTTGCTGGATCAACTCTTGGGCGGGGCACTGCTGCCTGTTTCGCTGCTGCGCGAAATGCAGACACCGGTTCACCTCGGCGGCCCTATTCCCGGCCGGCCCTGGAACACCCCCGGTTATGCGCTGGGCCTGATGATCGGGGACGTAGACAGTGGCCTGACACTCCGCGGACACACAGGCGCCGGCCCGGGCAGCGTGCTGGCCGTTTACCGGTGTGTTGAAGGAGGCAATACGGCGACCTGCGCGGTCTTCGCTGAAAGCGATGATCAGGGCAGCGCCGAAGCACACGCGCTGGAGCACCTTTCTGCAGCCCTTGGGAGCCGCCAGTCAATCACGTAA
- a CDS encoding RidA family protein, with amino-acid sequence MANHDLTFVPDPDPESISSDVAGSGGLLVSTQIPTRADGSLELGGIIEQSECTLQALKVALERAGSSMDRVLHLTIYLTDMADRAAFNEVYQRMFAKPWPVRAAVGVAALAVEGMRVEVTAMAAKG; translated from the coding sequence ATGGCTAACCACGACCTTACCTTCGTTCCGGATCCTGACCCGGAATCCATCTCTTCCGATGTCGCCGGCTCCGGTGGCCTGCTGGTTTCCACGCAAATCCCGACCCGAGCCGATGGCAGCCTGGAGCTGGGCGGGATCATCGAGCAAAGCGAATGCACGCTGCAGGCGCTCAAGGTTGCACTGGAACGTGCCGGCAGTTCCATGGATCGCGTCCTGCACCTGACCATCTACCTCACCGACATGGCGGACCGTGCGGCGTTCAATGAGGTTTACCAGCGGATGTTCGCCAAACCCTGGCCGGTTCGTGCGGCCGTTGGCGTCGCCGCCCTGGCGGTCGAAGGCATGCGTGTGGAAGTCACCGCGATGGCTGCCAAGGGCTGA
- a CDS encoding DUF2388 domain-containing protein: MYKVFAVIASFHVFLLFSGSAMAINKFWLETVFSSTTVGTSYLSSRDNKQVLAVQDDATSFVASDGELQGPYLLASLNQYRAAHPESTVSARELAIQILLVNCCE; encoded by the coding sequence ATGTACAAGGTTTTTGCAGTGATCGCATCGTTTCATGTGTTTTTGCTTTTCTCTGGTTCGGCGATGGCAATCAATAAGTTTTGGCTTGAAACGGTATTTTCGAGCACGACGGTAGGGACTTCATATTTGTCGTCGCGGGATAATAAACAGGTGCTGGCTGTTCAAGATGATGCAACTAGTTTTGTTGCCAGTGACGGTGAACTGCAAGGCCCTTATTTATTGGCGTCACTGAATCAGTATCGGGCCGCTCATCCGGAGAGCACGGTCAGCGCTAGGGAACTGGCCATTCAGATATTGCTTGTAAATTGTTGTGAGTAG
- a CDS encoding EAL domain-containing protein gives MNRAIRYSSKKALLIALVIGMIPSILGGALVYLKSNADLSGLSATAVKEAARQIDVMLEEAENASDILLTRAGLPCPGNISRQLQELVATYRFLRSTHLAIDDKIYCSSLPPSEASPGTDPNNYLHGRLHLGNQTLTGSNSSALTLRSALNNASSLVEIDGRHIQDALHLIDRHSNLVLEIGRHWMSQDGIIHHASFENYPIASTALSSEKYGYTLYAAYPAGTLLTYMLNTYLLLLVLLLALGLFAGVFTYWMLGRVLAPSLELQRALSADEFTPYLQPVISSTSGKCVGCEVLARWYHPQEGSISPNSFIPLAEQSNLIISITKRLMEKTAQELVPYASKLEAPFHIGFNISAKHFESFELVDDCISFLKSFKPGQIILVLELTERELIQPTRTATRLIEKLHALGVKIALDDFGTGHSSLNYLQLFKVDYIKIDKSFVSMIGANALSVHILDSILDLALKLDLQVLAEGVETEEQRDYLGACGVDFMQGYFYAKPMPVTDFVSKALHHPQKNPALP, from the coding sequence ATGAATCGAGCCATTCGTTATTCCTCGAAAAAAGCGCTGCTGATCGCGCTTGTCATCGGCATGATCCCTTCGATTCTGGGAGGGGCTTTAGTGTATCTGAAGTCCAATGCCGACCTTTCCGGCTTGTCCGCCACCGCTGTCAAAGAAGCCGCCAGGCAGATCGATGTGATGCTTGAAGAAGCAGAAAATGCATCCGACATATTATTGACTCGCGCGGGACTTCCCTGCCCAGGAAACATCTCTCGACAACTACAAGAGCTGGTAGCTACTTATCGCTTTCTGCGATCAACTCATCTCGCCATTGACGACAAAATTTATTGCAGTTCCTTGCCGCCCTCCGAAGCGAGTCCAGGAACCGACCCGAACAACTATCTGCACGGGAGACTGCACCTCGGTAACCAAACACTGACGGGATCCAACAGTTCGGCACTGACCTTGCGCTCCGCCCTGAACAATGCAAGTTCTCTGGTGGAAATTGACGGTCGGCATATTCAGGATGCTCTGCACCTGATTGACAGGCATAGCAATCTGGTACTCGAGATCGGTCGCCACTGGATGAGCCAGGACGGTATCATCCATCACGCGTCGTTCGAAAATTACCCCATTGCATCGACCGCACTGTCCTCTGAAAAATACGGCTATACACTTTATGCTGCCTACCCGGCGGGAACACTGTTGACGTATATGCTCAACACCTACCTGCTGCTCCTCGTTCTATTATTGGCACTTGGCCTGTTTGCCGGCGTGTTCACCTATTGGATGTTAGGTCGCGTACTTGCACCCAGCCTCGAACTTCAACGCGCACTTTCAGCCGATGAATTCACGCCGTACCTCCAACCCGTCATTTCGTCTACCTCGGGCAAGTGTGTCGGGTGCGAAGTCCTGGCCAGGTGGTATCACCCGCAAGAGGGCAGCATATCGCCCAATAGTTTTATTCCTCTGGCTGAACAATCCAACCTCATCATCTCCATCACCAAACGGCTCATGGAAAAAACAGCGCAAGAACTTGTGCCTTATGCGTCAAAACTTGAGGCGCCCTTCCACATTGGTTTCAATATTTCCGCCAAACATTTCGAGAGTTTTGAATTGGTGGATGACTGCATTTCATTTCTCAAGTCATTCAAGCCCGGTCAAATCATTCTGGTGCTGGAACTGACGGAGCGGGAACTCATCCAGCCCACCAGGACCGCAACCCGACTCATTGAAAAGCTTCATGCCCTGGGCGTCAAAATTGCGCTCGACGATTTTGGCACAGGTCATTCCAGCCTGAATTACCTTCAGCTCTTCAAGGTTGACTACATTAAAATCGACAAGAGTTTTGTTTCAATGATCGGGGCCAATGCGTTGTCCGTTCATATACTCGATTCCATTCTGGATCTCGCACTGAAACTCGATTTGCAGGTGTTGGCTGAAGGGGTTGAAACGGAAGAACAACGTGATTACCTGGGCGCGTGCGGTGTCGATTTCATGCAAGGTTATTTCTACGCGAAACCCATGCCGGTCACTGACTTCGTGAGCAAGGCGCTTCATCATCCCCAAAAAAATCCGGCACTGCCCTGA
- a CDS encoding DUF1090 domain-containing protein produces MQSRGVSIFRLFLGVGCFLMGGYANAQQGDTCEEQRAAIMNKIEHASAEGNTHKQSGLETALSYVNRYCSDRVSDKHEDRISRAESEVELRSNQLDAAIETDSPVLIKKYHAKLELALRKLEIAHGSTGQ; encoded by the coding sequence ATGCAAAGCAGAGGCGTATCAATATTCAGGCTTTTTTTAGGCGTGGGGTGTTTTTTAATGGGTGGATATGCGAACGCTCAACAGGGTGATACCTGCGAAGAACAGCGTGCGGCCATTATGAATAAAATCGAGCACGCGAGCGCCGAGGGGAACACCCATAAACAATCAGGCCTGGAGACGGCGCTTAGTTATGTGAATCGGTACTGCAGTGACAGGGTGTCTGATAAACACGAAGACAGAATTTCCCGTGCCGAGTCTGAAGTAGAGCTCAGAAGCAATCAACTCGATGCTGCCATTGAAACCGATTCACCGGTCCTGATCAAAAAATACCACGCCAAGTTGGAGTTGGCGCTCAGGAAGTTGGAGATTGCGCACGGCTCAACAGGACAGTAA
- a CDS encoding VOC family protein yields MTSKNTICLWYNGGALEAAKFYADTFAESSVGSIFHAPSDYPSGKKGDVLTVEFTVMGIPCLGLNGGDEFKQSEAFSFQVATDDQAETDRLWNAIVGNGGQESVCGWCKDKWGLSWQITPRALTAAIKHPDRAVAKRAFEAMMTMGKIDIAALEVALKG; encoded by the coding sequence ATGACCAGCAAAAACACGATTTGCCTTTGGTACAACGGCGGTGCGCTGGAAGCTGCGAAGTTCTATGCCGATACGTTTGCGGAGAGCTCGGTGGGGTCGATCTTCCATGCGCCAAGCGATTACCCCTCGGGCAAGAAGGGAGACGTCCTTACGGTCGAATTCACGGTGATGGGCATCCCGTGTCTGGGCCTGAATGGAGGGGACGAGTTCAAACAGAGTGAAGCCTTTTCGTTCCAGGTCGCGACCGACGACCAGGCTGAGACCGACCGTTTATGGAATGCGATTGTCGGCAACGGCGGACAAGAGAGTGTTTGCGGCTGGTGCAAGGACAAGTGGGGATTGTCCTGGCAAATCACGCCGCGTGCCCTGACAGCCGCGATCAAGCATCCGGATCGAGCAGTGGCCAAGCGTGCATTCGAGGCCATGATGACGATGGGCAAAATTGATATTGCAGCGCTCGAAGTGGCCCTTAAGGGCTGA